The following proteins come from a genomic window of Burkholderia stabilis:
- a CDS encoding phage tail assembly protein: MEKVTVKLNYPIKLNGVECDSFTLRRPKVRDMRGAQKLAPNDAEQQELILFATLADVGPDDIEEMDMADYERVQDAYYSFRSVREAGPKDAQGAGKSVGA, translated from the coding sequence ATGGAAAAGGTCACGGTCAAGCTCAACTATCCGATCAAGCTCAACGGCGTCGAGTGCGACAGCTTCACGCTGCGCCGGCCGAAGGTGCGCGACATGCGTGGTGCGCAGAAGCTCGCGCCGAACGATGCCGAGCAGCAAGAGCTGATCCTGTTCGCGACGCTCGCAGATGTCGGCCCGGACGACATCGAAGAGATGGACATGGCCGACTACGAGCGCGTGCAGGACGCCTACTACTCCTTTCGATCCGTACGCGAAGCTGGACCGAAAGACGCTCAAGGCGCTGGCAAATCGGTTGGTGCGTGA
- a CDS encoding phage tail tape measure protein, whose translation MAKDLALGIVIGGAVSATFGKAITDTSSKIDAMKKRANDSRLWQRQIGETMRLQDEFRRLHLAGDSAADGIRRKLDSNLKSLRDAGIEVGRLDRAYAQLGRTARGLDLKVAGRERLAAGQEAGRGVIGDAMKLTAAVAVPATISANYQAIIRDIAIKAGIARTQEEAAMATRIRRDAGANGIGRNELADAVNQMVAGGMDLDRALNFAPLVAKFSIGQGATTVETAKMIQALQQNAEIVDPKQMSKALEAIAYLGKEGSFESVDMARWFPVLLAEMKKIGITGQDSVTQLGAMLQVQMKTAGSSDEAANNLKNWFSKIGSGETERNYAKAGVDYQAKMREAIGKGWSTLEASFVLARAYIERVDPAKAKQLAAAAKQFNSEMDPAKRQAQMAAFAETMKTGDLFNDMQVKAALTAYMQNAELYSNLKRNAQQASGEIQKDLEARRETSKQIWSEVGQRWDDAMRSIGDALRPITDRVGEAAKGGGSGIQSAADSAPKATAAVVGIAGTVLAVRGAKALWGIGRGLFDIARGTVLARGGRGVAGRAGGAGGVVGRALDAVGGAASAASGVQRVFVVNMPGGGVDAGGLGDLMGGGRAGRAARRAAARAGRLGRIGRVVNAGRALFGRVAPWAGKLAVAGTVLKFGLAAREAYAVASSTDTNDRKATRFAGIAGSLAGGVIGAKVGATIGALGGPIGSAVVGVLGGALGTFVGDKALSGIASKFLGQKPDETPANAEAVAKAAKAAESPAADARFGPRIDQTNTFAPVFNVKIEASDTDMANKFLQQVSPQLTRMMEEQQRKANSRTAMFDAPHM comes from the coding sequence ATGGCGAAAGACTTAGCACTTGGCATCGTGATCGGCGGCGCCGTCTCGGCGACGTTCGGCAAGGCGATCACCGACACGTCGTCGAAGATTGACGCGATGAAGAAGCGGGCGAACGACTCGCGGCTCTGGCAGCGCCAGATCGGCGAGACGATGCGCCTGCAGGACGAGTTCCGTCGCCTTCATTTGGCGGGCGACAGCGCGGCGGACGGCATTCGCCGCAAGCTCGACAGCAATTTGAAATCGCTGCGAGATGCCGGCATCGAGGTTGGCCGGCTCGATCGTGCGTATGCACAGCTCGGACGAACCGCTCGCGGGCTGGATCTGAAGGTGGCAGGCCGCGAGCGGCTCGCGGCTGGCCAAGAGGCTGGTCGTGGCGTGATCGGCGATGCGATGAAGCTGACGGCAGCGGTCGCGGTGCCGGCGACGATTTCGGCGAACTATCAGGCGATCATTCGCGACATTGCGATCAAGGCCGGCATTGCGCGCACGCAGGAAGAGGCCGCGATGGCGACGCGGATCAGGCGTGACGCCGGGGCGAACGGTATCGGCCGCAACGAGCTGGCGGACGCCGTCAACCAGATGGTCGCGGGCGGTATGGATCTGGATCGCGCGCTCAACTTCGCGCCGCTGGTCGCGAAGTTCTCCATCGGCCAAGGCGCGACGACGGTCGAAACCGCGAAGATGATCCAAGCGCTGCAGCAGAACGCGGAGATCGTCGATCCGAAGCAGATGTCGAAGGCGCTCGAAGCGATCGCGTATCTCGGCAAAGAAGGGTCGTTCGAGTCGGTCGACATGGCGCGTTGGTTCCCGGTGCTACTCGCCGAGATGAAGAAGATCGGCATCACGGGGCAGGACTCGGTGACGCAGCTCGGGGCAATGCTCCAGGTGCAGATGAAGACCGCCGGCAGTTCGGACGAGGCGGCGAACAACCTGAAAAACTGGTTTTCGAAGATCGGTTCGGGTGAGACCGAACGCAATTACGCGAAGGCCGGTGTCGATTATCAGGCCAAGATGCGCGAGGCGATCGGCAAGGGCTGGTCGACGCTGGAGGCGTCTTTCGTGCTCGCCCGCGCGTACATCGAGCGTGTCGATCCGGCCAAGGCAAAGCAGCTCGCAGCTGCGGCGAAGCAGTTCAATTCGGAGATGGACCCCGCCAAGCGTCAGGCTCAGATGGCCGCGTTCGCCGAGACGATGAAGACCGGCGACCTGTTCAACGACATGCAGGTCAAGGCGGCGCTGACGGCATACATGCAGAACGCGGAGCTGTATTCGAACCTGAAGCGCAACGCGCAGCAGGCGAGCGGCGAGATTCAGAAGGATCTGGAGGCGCGTCGCGAGACATCCAAACAGATCTGGAGCGAGGTCGGGCAGCGATGGGACGACGCGATGCGCAGCATTGGCGACGCCCTGCGGCCGATCACGGATCGCGTTGGCGAGGCGGCAAAGGGGGGCGGGAGCGGTATCCAGTCCGCAGCAGACAGCGCTCCGAAGGCGACAGCCGCTGTCGTCGGCATCGCCGGCACGGTGCTCGCAGTGCGCGGAGCAAAGGCACTTTGGGGCATCGGTCGCGGCTTGTTCGATATCGCGCGCGGGACGGTGCTGGCGCGTGGTGGTCGAGGGGTTGCAGGGCGTGCCGGTGGTGCGGGTGGCGTCGTCGGGCGCGCACTGGATGCAGTCGGTGGGGCTGCGAGCGCCGCTAGTGGCGTCCAGCGCGTGTTTGTCGTGAACATGCCCGGTGGGGGCGTCGATGCGGGTGGGCTTGGCGATCTGATGGGCGGTGGGCGTGCAGGACGCGCCGCGCGTCGCGCGGCAGCTCGGGCGGGGCGGCTCGGGAGGATCGGGCGGGTCGTCAACGCGGGACGTGCGCTCTTCGGTCGGGTTGCGCCGTGGGCAGGAAAGCTGGCCGTCGCGGGGACCGTCCTGAAGTTCGGCCTTGCGGCTCGCGAAGCATACGCCGTCGCGTCGAGCACCGATACGAACGATCGGAAGGCCACACGGTTCGCTGGCATCGCCGGCAGTCTCGCGGGTGGCGTGATCGGCGCGAAGGTCGGGGCGACGATCGGAGCGCTCGGCGGGCCGATCGGATCGGCTGTCGTCGGCGTGCTTGGCGGGGCACTCGGGACGTTCGTTGGCGACAAGGCACTGAGCGGCATCGCGAGCAAGTTCTTGGGCCAGAAGCCCGACGAGACGCCCGCGAATGCCGAGGCGGTCGCCAAGGCAGCGAAGGCAGCGGAAAGTCCGGCGGCAGATGCCCGGTTCGGGCCGCGTATCGACCAGACGAACACGTTCGCGCCGGTCTTCAACGTGAAGATCGAGGCGAGCGATACCGACATGGCTAACAAGTTTCTCCAACAGGTCAGTCCGCAGCTGACGCGGATGATGGAGGAGCAGCAGCGCAAGGCGAACAGTCGAACCGCAATGTTCGACGCGCCGCATATGTAA
- a CDS encoding phage tail protein has translation MDVFRQISGAATQAGIATERVRQMVRIFDRNRAASMATVDMLQRLATGNLSSAAELLTGATSALSVASDLFPQVGAVVRSFNATQASIGSILKAVDGSNFPLVRAAADSVKSALGGAWNQFNAAVGLKDSAVMDVIKSTGVGSMLSGLIDGASSSTPHLMSMTTDAGDAFHFNLSTAAHDKLRRATRYRVASQERLNRQEALQPVSEGGETITLSGVVFPSLGAGTKQINRLRAIGGRMKPVQLTTGDGEVLGRWLLQAIEEEQDALLADGLPRKQTFSVEFGRYGEDFKNV, from the coding sequence ATGGATGTGTTTCGACAGATCTCGGGAGCAGCAACGCAGGCGGGGATCGCGACGGAGCGCGTGCGGCAGATGGTTCGCATATTCGATCGAAACCGCGCGGCGAGCATGGCGACGGTCGACATGCTGCAACGTCTCGCAACCGGCAATCTGAGCAGCGCGGCCGAGCTGCTGACAGGCGCGACAAGCGCGCTGTCGGTGGCGTCGGACCTGTTTCCGCAGGTCGGCGCTGTCGTGCGTAGCTTCAACGCGACGCAGGCGTCGATCGGCTCGATTCTGAAAGCCGTCGACGGATCGAATTTCCCCCTTGTGCGGGCTGCCGCCGACAGCGTCAAGTCTGCATTGGGCGGGGCGTGGAATCAGTTCAACGCGGCGGTGGGTCTGAAGGACTCGGCGGTGATGGACGTGATCAAGTCGACGGGCGTCGGCTCGATGCTGTCGGGTCTGATCGACGGTGCGTCGTCGAGCACGCCGCACCTGATGTCGATGACGACGGATGCCGGCGACGCATTCCATTTCAACCTGTCGACGGCTGCTCACGACAAGTTGCGACGAGCGACGCGATATCGCGTGGCGTCTCAGGAGCGCTTGAATCGCCAGGAGGCGCTGCAACCGGTCAGCGAAGGGGGCGAGACGATCACGCTGTCGGGCGTCGTGTTCCCGTCGCTTGGGGCCGGTACGAAGCAGATCAACCGGCTGCGTGCCATCGGCGGCAGGATGAAGCCCGTGCAGCTCACGACGGGCGATGGCGAAGTGCTCGGCCGCTGGCTGTTGCAGGCGATCGAGGAGGAGCAGGACGCGCTGCTCGCGGACGGCTTGCCGCGCAAGCAAACATTCTCGGTGGAGTTCGGACGCTATGGCGAAGACTTTAAGAACGTCTGA
- a CDS encoding tail protein X: protein MAKTLRTSDGDVLDTLCYRFYGALQGTVEAVYEANPGLANRSQPFPAGIEILMPDLDAPRAESVQLWT from the coding sequence ATGGCGAAGACTTTAAGAACGTCTGACGGTGACGTGCTCGACACGCTTTGCTATCGCTTTTACGGAGCGCTGCAGGGAACGGTCGAGGCCGTGTACGAGGCGAATCCGGGGCTGGCGAATCGGTCGCAGCCGTTCCCGGCCGGCATCGAGATCCTGATGCCGGATCTCGATGCGCCACGTGCCGAGTCAGTCCAGCTCTGGACATAG
- a CDS encoding phage late control D family protein produces MEAIFQIVANGADVTKVIQDRVLEIRSMDKPGLDADECTITLDDRDGRIEFPPKGATLKVSIGWEGQGLSMLGEYAVDEVGLRGPPASVVIRGKPANMRATSKTQRYGSWSNAKLADIVGDVARRNKWAAACDVDVVVPRIDQFGESDLHFITRVARQYGATATVKAGKLIVLPRGGGKSASGKPLPIVTLTPGDLLDYDINFPDRASFAAVRTKVHDRKSGKKIDLTIPNPDAPPGASAVHTERHAFASPEAAKAGATSRMATLNRHTSTSRLTMRGRADLSAEKTIALKGFKTGVDGEFLVESVEHTFASRGWITVVTLNGGNKGKAKVGHKKKSGKKITLVVPAPQ; encoded by the coding sequence ATGGAAGCGATTTTTCAGATCGTCGCGAACGGGGCCGACGTAACCAAGGTCATTCAGGACCGAGTGCTTGAGATCCGGTCGATGGACAAACCCGGTCTAGACGCGGACGAGTGCACGATCACGCTCGACGATCGCGACGGCCGCATCGAGTTTCCGCCGAAAGGCGCGACGTTGAAGGTGTCGATCGGGTGGGAGGGACAGGGGCTGTCGATGCTCGGCGAGTACGCCGTCGACGAGGTTGGATTGCGCGGGCCGCCGGCCAGCGTCGTGATCCGGGGCAAGCCTGCGAACATGCGCGCGACGTCGAAAACGCAGCGATACGGGAGCTGGTCGAACGCGAAGCTGGCCGACATCGTCGGCGACGTCGCGCGTCGTAACAAATGGGCGGCCGCGTGTGACGTCGACGTCGTCGTGCCACGTATCGACCAGTTCGGCGAAAGCGATCTGCACTTCATCACGCGCGTGGCTCGCCAGTACGGTGCGACGGCGACGGTCAAGGCCGGCAAGCTGATCGTCTTGCCGCGCGGCGGCGGCAAGAGCGCGAGCGGCAAGCCGCTGCCGATCGTCACTCTCACGCCGGGCGACCTGCTCGATTACGACATCAATTTCCCGGACCGAGCGAGCTTCGCGGCCGTGCGCACGAAGGTGCATGACCGCAAGTCCGGGAAGAAGATCGATCTGACGATCCCGAACCCGGATGCACCGCCAGGTGCGTCCGCGGTGCATACCGAGCGCCATGCGTTCGCGAGTCCGGAAGCCGCGAAAGCGGGCGCGACATCGCGAATGGCGACGCTCAACCGGCACACGTCGACGAGCCGGCTGACGATGCGCGGCCGCGCAGATCTGTCGGCGGAAAAGACGATCGCGCTGAAGGGGTTCAAGACCGGAGTAGACGGTGAGTTTCTGGTCGAGTCGGTCGAGCACACGTTCGCATCGCGCGGGTGGATCACGGTCGTGACTTTGAACGGAGGGAACAAGGGGAAAGCGAAGGTCGGGCACAAGAAGAAGTCGGGCAAGAAAATCACTCTGGTGGTGCCGGCGCCGCAGTAA
- a CDS encoding phage holin family protein, giving the protein MQDHEKTILELIVMGGLIGIAKVLVGSEPLSFRLVVGRAVLGSATSMVAGLALLQIPDLPPIALLGLGSALGIVGSQYLEVLLRRNAKRVFGGK; this is encoded by the coding sequence ATGCAAGACCACGAAAAAACGATTCTGGAGCTGATCGTCATGGGCGGATTGATCGGCATCGCGAAGGTGTTGGTTGGTAGCGAGCCGTTGTCGTTTCGGCTGGTTGTCGGCCGGGCCGTATTGGGATCAGCAACGTCGATGGTGGCCGGGCTCGCGCTGCTGCAGATTCCGGATCTGCCGCCGATCGCGCTGCTCGGTCTGGGGAGTGCGCTCGGCATTGTGGGGTCGCAGTACCTCGAAGTGCTGCTGCGCCGGAATGCAAAACGTGTGTTTGGAGGGAAGTGA
- a CDS encoding glycoside hydrolase family protein translates to MARISVTAAGGKNRVAFLDTIAVSEIGSPLLAKSDDGYNVLVGATASRPLLFASYAAHPNVLNRQIRVPSTAAGRYQILTRWWRIYQAQMKLPDFGPVSQDRYALQQLREHGALPLIDAGRFREAIAKVSNVWASLPGAGYGQHENDIEELLAAYRAAGGEVIA, encoded by the coding sequence ATGGCGCGAATCAGTGTGACCGCTGCGGGCGGAAAGAACCGGGTGGCGTTTCTCGACACCATCGCGGTAAGCGAGATCGGCTCGCCGTTGCTCGCGAAGTCGGACGACGGTTACAACGTCCTGGTCGGTGCGACGGCATCGCGCCCGCTGCTGTTTGCGAGCTATGCCGCACATCCGAACGTGCTCAATCGCCAGATCCGCGTGCCGTCGACAGCGGCTGGTCGTTACCAGATCCTCACGCGCTGGTGGCGTATCTATCAGGCGCAGATGAAGCTGCCCGACTTCGGGCCGGTGTCGCAGGATCGGTACGCGCTGCAGCAGTTGCGCGAGCACGGCGCATTGCCGTTGATCGATGCAGGCCGGTTTCGCGAAGCCATCGCCAAGGTGTCGAACGTATGGGCCAGTCTGCCGGGGGCGGGATACGGCCAGCACGAAAACGACATCGAGGAATTGCTGGCGGCGTATCGCGCGGCCGGCGGGGAGGTGATCGCATGA
- a CDS encoding DUF2514 family protein yields the protein MTWIDPRIWLLVVAGVIAGAACGYFEGHRDADQSAKVVDQARQIDDLTNERNEYRRRLAAQQEIATDAAKERDQAAADAAVAGAAADGLRRQVAALVGDVRRAGAAAGSPATGDALDLLADVFGRADERAGELAKIADERGVAGRQCERSYDALIGDAQSNLPQ from the coding sequence ATGACGTGGATCGACCCGCGCATTTGGCTGCTCGTCGTTGCTGGCGTCATTGCCGGCGCTGCCTGCGGCTACTTTGAGGGACATCGTGATGCCGACCAATCCGCGAAGGTGGTGGATCAGGCGCGGCAGATCGATGACCTGACGAACGAACGTAACGAATATCGCCGCCGGTTGGCGGCACAACAGGAGATCGCAACCGATGCTGCGAAAGAACGTGATCAGGCAGCCGCTGATGCTGCTGTTGCCGGCGCTGCTGCTGACGGGCTGCGCAGGCAAGTCGCCGCACTCGTCGGCGACGTCCGGCGTGCCGGCGCTGCGGCCGGAAGCCCGGCAACCGGCGACGCCCTCGATCTGCTTGCCGACGTGTTCGGCCGGGCTGACGAGCGCGCGGGAGAGCTGGCAAAGATCGCTGACGAGCGAGGAGTCGCCGGTCGGCAATGCGAGCGCAGTTATGACGCGTTGATCGGCGACGCGCAAAGCAACTTGCCGCAGTAG
- a CDS encoding DNA adenine methylase, protein MANPIIPWIGGKRRLADHLIPRFPAHDCYVEVFAGGAALYFMRPPAKVEVVNDINGELINLYRVVQHHVDEFVRQFNWAFTSRELFGWLKHTIPETLTDIQRAARFYYLQKSCFGGKLEGQTFGSKTLAAPGLNPIRLKEELSVAHQRLANAFIERLDWAACIDRYDRPHTLFYLDPPYYETQGYGVPFPFAEYEKMAERLRRLKGRAIVSLNDHPDIRRVFEGFYIETVPIQYTVGVEAVDRNELIIFSWDDASQPVGLF, encoded by the coding sequence ATGGCAAATCCCATCATTCCTTGGATCGGCGGTAAGCGCCGTCTTGCAGACCATCTTATTCCGCGTTTCCCGGCGCACGACTGCTATGTCGAAGTGTTCGCGGGCGGGGCTGCGTTGTACTTCATGCGTCCGCCGGCGAAGGTCGAGGTGGTCAACGACATCAACGGTGAACTGATCAATTTGTATCGTGTCGTGCAGCATCACGTCGACGAGTTCGTGCGGCAGTTCAATTGGGCGTTTACGAGTCGCGAGCTGTTCGGTTGGTTGAAGCATACGATCCCGGAAACGCTCACCGATATCCAGCGTGCTGCACGCTTCTACTACCTGCAGAAAAGTTGCTTTGGTGGGAAGCTCGAAGGGCAGACTTTCGGATCGAAGACGCTGGCTGCGCCGGGATTGAATCCCATTCGACTGAAGGAGGAGCTATCCGTCGCGCATCAGCGGTTGGCGAACGCCTTCATCGAGCGCTTGGATTGGGCTGCGTGCATTGATCGATACGATCGGCCGCACACGCTGTTCTATCTCGATCCGCCGTATTACGAGACGCAGGGGTATGGCGTGCCGTTCCCGTTTGCGGAGTACGAAAAGATGGCCGAGCGGCTGCGCCGTCTCAAAGGTCGCGCGATTGTGAGTCTCAACGATCACCCGGACATTCGACGCGTGTTCGAGGGGTTTTACATCGAAACCGTGCCGATCCAGTACACGGTTGGTGTTGAGGCCGTCGACCGTAACGAGCTGATCATTTTCAGTTGGGATGACGCGTCGCAGCCGGTTGGTCTGTTCTAG
- a CDS encoding PAAR domain-containing protein — MSCDGVGLTYVGAKVTCPACKRVGVIVAEGPRWPGNLMGHEAALEGDKVACGCSPLPTMIASQSEMFQSFESDALVKMGFSATGGPVALELAAPKPSQGFCLSCMVAAAKNAAAMVVRG; from the coding sequence ATGAGTTGCGACGGGGTTGGACTCACCTACGTAGGTGCCAAAGTAACTTGTCCAGCGTGCAAGCGTGTCGGTGTCATCGTTGCAGAGGGGCCGCGTTGGCCGGGTAACTTGATGGGGCACGAAGCTGCGCTGGAAGGCGATAAGGTCGCTTGCGGGTGCAGTCCGCTCCCAACCATGATTGCATCGCAGTCAGAGATGTTTCAGTCCTTCGAGTCGGATGCACTCGTCAAAATGGGTTTTTCCGCGACAGGAGGTCCGGTCGCGCTCGAACTCGCTGCCCCGAAGCCATCCCAGGGATTCTGTCTCTCATGCATGGTTGCTGCTGCCAAGAACGCGGCTGCGATGGTCGTTCGCGGGTGA
- a CDS encoding DUF4123 domain-containing protein, producing the protein MSIQDIYSAMQERASLPVRLFALVDGLLYSEQSGSEPRRARDAAIALLDATPDASLADAGPWLFDFAAVDGDCRRVLGQLAQGEYGVSWIISAYQPHQLAAELRERLDGILPDGRSVMLRYYDARVMRHFAPALSPAERTTFFSPTFDWLIEIDGQLFRAHPHAA; encoded by the coding sequence ATGAGCATTCAAGATATCTATTCAGCGATGCAAGAGCGGGCGAGCCTTCCGGTTCGTCTGTTTGCGCTTGTGGATGGGCTGTTGTATTCGGAGCAGAGCGGTTCCGAGCCGCGCCGGGCGCGTGACGCGGCAATTGCGCTGCTTGATGCAACACCAGACGCCTCGCTCGCGGATGCCGGCCCGTGGCTATTCGACTTCGCGGCTGTCGACGGCGATTGCCGGCGTGTGCTCGGGCAGTTAGCGCAGGGTGAATATGGGGTGAGCTGGATTATCAGCGCGTATCAACCGCACCAGCTCGCGGCAGAACTTCGCGAGCGGCTTGACGGAATATTGCCGGATGGCCGGTCGGTAATGCTTCGCTATTACGACGCCCGTGTGATGCGGCATTTCGCACCTGCCCTTAGTCCGGCCGAGCGGACGACATTTTTCTCCCCGACCTTCGACTGGTTGATCGAGATCGACGGGCAGCTCTTCAGGGCGCATCCCCATGCCGCTTAA
- a CDS encoding restriction endonuclease fold toxin 5 domain-containing protein yields MDEQAKGKTESRTMSDSTAPCKKCPPEQTGRLVRSRHGANWPAYRYQARVTGFAFDTESCQWSDEWEWLGIDFDGFKPQECLLQEAKGNYDQFLDGSIPKSEQFFKGFRHMRDQAIKRAMRVKANPPTRLRYYFQGPLTYRRMSVWFKTMSIESEYLP; encoded by the coding sequence ATGGACGAGCAGGCGAAGGGAAAAACCGAATCGCGGACAATGTCCGATTCCACTGCGCCTTGCAAGAAGTGCCCACCTGAACAGACGGGCAGGCTTGTGCGGAGCCGACACGGCGCTAACTGGCCGGCGTACCGATATCAGGCGCGCGTAACCGGCTTTGCGTTCGATACGGAGAGCTGCCAGTGGAGCGACGAGTGGGAGTGGCTTGGAATCGATTTTGACGGGTTCAAGCCGCAAGAGTGCTTGCTGCAAGAGGCCAAGGGGAACTATGACCAGTTCCTTGATGGATCTATTCCGAAGTCCGAACAGTTCTTCAAGGGCTTTCGCCATATGCGCGATCAGGCGATCAAGCGCGCGATGCGGGTCAAGGCGAATCCGCCTACGCGGCTACGGTACTATTTCCAAGGGCCGTTGACCTATAGGCGGATGTCGGTATGGTTTAAGACCATGTCGATCGAGTCGGAATATCTTCCGTAA
- a CDS encoding Imm52 family immunity protein encodes MKIDSFIKAGGIEVFAFSQTLAKVGAIVDVMAAAAPELSRPNWRMQGDTLEEAQTGEVYAADGQPSSTAVAALENEYRGEETSSLGIWDGSADDSIGASVEVFACGGHFPDTVSLGARGAFIEHKDTVANIVVKTAQEFLPAVISAAPDGYSEKQAFQDRPGVGWMIYLPVELTVQQIPEAQEIIPVLSEDGKRRLGTILVSIKGEVFSADNEEHLAVAHNIEARLISMDLLPLLTEI; translated from the coding sequence ATGAAAATTGATTCCTTCATCAAGGCCGGCGGGATCGAGGTGTTCGCTTTCTCGCAAACACTCGCGAAGGTCGGTGCGATTGTTGATGTAATGGCGGCAGCGGCTCCGGAACTGTCGCGTCCGAATTGGCGAATGCAGGGCGATACGCTCGAAGAGGCGCAGACGGGCGAGGTGTACGCGGCCGATGGCCAGCCCAGTAGCACGGCGGTCGCGGCGCTGGAGAATGAATACCGAGGCGAGGAAACGTCGTCGCTCGGGATATGGGACGGTAGCGCGGACGATTCCATCGGCGCATCGGTCGAGGTCTTCGCGTGCGGTGGGCATTTCCCTGACACGGTCTCGCTCGGCGCTCGCGGGGCGTTCATCGAGCACAAAGATACTGTGGCGAATATTGTGGTCAAGACTGCACAGGAGTTTTTGCCGGCCGTGATCTCGGCCGCGCCTGACGGTTATTCGGAGAAGCAGGCGTTTCAGGATCGTCCTGGTGTCGGTTGGATGATCTATCTGCCGGTGGAACTGACCGTGCAGCAGATCCCCGAAGCGCAGGAGATCATTCCCGTGTTGTCGGAAGATGGGAAGAGGCGGCTCGGGACGATCCTTGTCAGCATCAAGGGTGAGGTGTTCTCGGCCGACAATGAGGAGCACCTTGCCGTGGCGCACAATATCGAGGCGCGACTCATTTCTATGGATCTACTGCCGCTTCTTACCGAGATCTGA
- a CDS encoding sensor domain-containing diguanylate cyclase, with the protein MHPGKAAPYAIVAVGIVIACALMGLCVLQLFQSRHDALERASETSRNLGLLAERDIERNFELYDLSLQAAIHGLQQPDVMAAALAVRRGVLFDRAMSANFIGSMLVLDARGDIILDSANDVPRKGNFADRKYFTVHRDNPDVGLYVSDPFASRLRGGTPSIALSRRISNPDGSFAGIALIGLNLEYFHQLFSGLSLGQHGSISLIGTDGIMVMRQPYKDGIVGRDISKAATFLRFKSAPEGVFSETASIDGVRRLYYFKHLPKLPLIIMVAEAEQDIYAAWRHRAVTIGALVATFGAAFIALSILLSGQLRRRMLAESELVLLARTDGLTGLNNRRSFGEVLDREWRRARRAHSVFSLLFVDVDRFKAYNDTYGHQAGDDALAAVARCIGESIRRPVDTAARYGGEEFVVLLPDTPQTGAAQIAERIRAAIDDLALEHAGSEYGRVTASIGLATWTPDQDGEPSALIKEADEALYYAKLTGRNKVATSHVAA; encoded by the coding sequence ATGCATCCCGGGAAGGCAGCCCCTTACGCCATTGTGGCAGTCGGTATTGTGATCGCCTGCGCGCTGATGGGCCTGTGCGTGCTACAGCTATTCCAGAGCCGCCACGACGCCCTGGAGCGAGCTAGCGAAACCTCGCGCAATCTCGGTCTGCTGGCCGAGCGTGACATTGAGCGTAACTTCGAACTTTACGACCTATCCTTGCAGGCAGCGATTCATGGCCTGCAGCAGCCCGACGTAATGGCGGCAGCGCTCGCGGTGCGACGAGGCGTGCTTTTCGACCGCGCAATGAGTGCCAACTTCATCGGTTCGATGCTGGTGCTCGATGCCCGGGGCGACATCATCCTGGATTCGGCCAACGACGTGCCGCGCAAGGGAAATTTCGCCGATCGTAAATACTTCACTGTCCATCGCGATAACCCAGACGTTGGTCTTTATGTCAGCGATCCGTTCGCGTCGCGCCTGCGCGGCGGTACGCCGAGCATTGCACTATCGCGGCGCATCTCGAACCCGGATGGCTCGTTTGCCGGCATCGCGCTGATCGGCCTCAACCTTGAGTACTTCCACCAACTGTTCTCTGGCCTGTCGCTCGGGCAGCACGGTTCGATTTCGCTGATCGGCACGGACGGCATCATGGTGATGCGTCAGCCGTACAAGGACGGTATCGTCGGCCGCGACATCAGCAAGGCCGCGACTTTCCTGCGGTTCAAGTCCGCACCAGAAGGGGTGTTCTCGGAGACGGCCTCAATCGACGGCGTGCGCCGGCTCTACTACTTCAAGCATCTGCCCAAGTTGCCGCTGATCATCATGGTGGCGGAAGCCGAGCAGGACATCTATGCCGCGTGGCGGCACCGCGCCGTAACAATCGGCGCATTAGTAGCCACCTTCGGCGCTGCTTTCATCGCGCTGTCGATCTTGCTCAGTGGGCAACTGCGGCGTCGCATGCTTGCTGAGTCCGAGCTGGTGCTGCTTGCACGCACCGACGGGCTCACCGGCCTGAACAATCGCCGCAGCTTCGGGGAGGTGTTGGACCGGGAGTGGCGTCGCGCCAGGCGCGCGCATTCCGTCTTCTCGCTGCTGTTCGTCGACGTCGACCGCTTTAAGGCTTACAACGATACTTACGGCCATCAGGCAGGGGATGATGCGCTGGCTGCGGTCGCCCGTTGTATCGGCGAGAGCATCCGACGCCCGGTCGATACTGCGGCTCGCTATGGCGGGGAGGAATTCGTCGTGCTGCTCCCAGACACGCCGCAGACCGGAGCTGCGCAGATCGCCGAACGGATTCGTGCGGCGATCGACGATCTGGCACTTGAGCACGCCGGTAGCGAATATGGGCGCGTGACGGCCAGTATTGGTTTGGCGACGTGGACGCCGGATCAAGACGGTGAGCCAAGCGCGCTGATCAAGGAGGCAGACGAGGCGCTGTATTACGCGAAGTTAACCGGGAGGAACAAGGTCGCTACGTCCCACGTAGCAGCTTGA